The proteins below are encoded in one region of SAR324 cluster bacterium:
- a CDS encoding c-type cytochrome, with protein sequence MKKWLASGLMALVCLGIGMNVNAAGDAAAGKANFAVCSSCHGANGEGNQALNAPSIAGQEEWYVVRQLQNFKAGVRGLHPKDMYGAQMRPMAMTLADEKAIENVAAYIQTLKAVKPVATGSGKVDAGKAVFMVCSSCHGPNGEGNKALNAPKLSTLPDWYIVRQISNFKAGIRGADPKDIFGAQMRPMAMTVASDQAAADVAAYINSLK encoded by the coding sequence ATGAAAAAATGGTTAGCTTCCGGCTTGATGGCTTTGGTATGTCTGGGGATCGGTATGAATGTGAATGCGGCTGGGGACGCAGCGGCGGGAAAAGCAAACTTTGCTGTTTGTTCAAGTTGCCATGGTGCGAATGGTGAGGGAAATCAGGCATTGAATGCGCCCTCTATTGCGGGACAGGAAGAATGGTATGTAGTACGACAACTTCAAAATTTCAAAGCTGGAGTTCGTGGATTGCATCCGAAAGATATGTATGGCGCACAAATGCGACCAATGGCAATGACTCTGGCCGATGAGAAGGCAATTGAAAATGTCGCGGCTTATATCCAGACACTGAAAGCAGTAAAACCCGTGGCTACCGGTTCAGGAAAAGTCGATGCCGGAAAAGCGGTTTTTATGGTATGCTCCAGTTGCCATGGACCAAATGGTGAAGGAAACAAAGCACTGAACGCTCCCAAATTGTCTACTCTGCCAGACTGGTACATCGTTCGCCAGATCAGCAATTTCAAAGCCGGTATCCGTGGTGCTGATCCCAAAGATATTTTTGGTGCTCAAATGCGACCAATGGCCATGACTGTTGCCTCCGATCAAGCAGCGGCTGATGTTGCGGCTTATATCAACTCCCTCAAGTAA
- a CDS encoding long-chain-acyl-CoA synthetase, with product MLETARNFKTVRQLQRKVRVFQKGAQNAMELLKEGRLSAPYQTPFAILHDTQVYKLRRYVHEGDTPRKDNAPVILLVPPLMVASEVYDISPELSAVAWMVAQGLDVWLTDFGAPEHQEGGMDRTLDDHILAISDSIDRIRSATGKDVHLIGYSQGGMFAYQCAAYRKSEGILSLVTFGSPVNLHRNLPNIKESVAQQVIQRGSKVLTKPLEYMDGLTGAMSSTGFKLMSGTKELQQIMGFFKVLHDREALEKRERQRRFLGGEGFVAWPGPALRKFVDEMVVNNRMISGGVVINGRSVTLADIYCPVLYFVGSRDEFGRPASVRAIRNAALNASLYEIELKAGHFGLVVGSKALKITWPTVYEWTHWIEGKGKEPNFNPENIEHEQTEDHTPREGFMGNLYDAATEMFDGVWNRLGNVSLETSEMIDVLRWQLPRIAQIWKLQESGLNISLSSALTEQSQAIPEATFFLWEGNAFTYKQAEYRVNQILSGLINAGVKPGMYVGIYMNNHPDFLTTLAALNRMNAVAVLLNAESRGFSFKQALMTGQVRMLIADKEHLDGLSDNLGLEKIWILGADDETKLPEGLISFDPYIEQDLDKFESPFPLNAGRSEDLAMLIFTSGTTGMPKAVKVTNRRWCMASLATAAAATLTTRDTVYCCLPLYHSSGLMIVVGGALIGGSRLALAPRFSVSSFWGDVRRYGVSVVGYVGEMCRYLINAPETPNEKNHSIRLFMGNGMQKHVWEDVMERFHPEKILEFYASTEGNVALVNLSGEKIGSVGRPMYDPGRIQLIRFNPETQQLIISSKGRAMPCETNETGLLVARIDDKHPAGKFDGYMDPSATASKILRDLFKDGDAWFSTGDLMRMDEDGDYWFVDRIGDTFRWKGENVSTEMVGEIISQLPFVAAATSYGVLLPGREGRVGVVCLEIKPDEIFDGKALFKHVEQNLTKAARPRVVRLVSRMETTGTLKFVKSRLRDEGIDPYRISDPLYLYDVETQSYVPMTPADYPAKID from the coding sequence ATGCTGGAAACCGCAAGGAATTTTAAAACTGTTCGTCAGTTACAGCGCAAAGTCCGTGTTTTTCAAAAAGGGGCTCAAAATGCGATGGAATTGCTGAAAGAAGGTCGTCTGAGTGCGCCTTACCAAACACCGTTCGCAATTTTACATGACACACAGGTTTACAAACTCAGACGGTATGTCCACGAAGGCGATACTCCCAGAAAAGACAACGCACCAGTCATTTTACTGGTTCCGCCCTTAATGGTTGCATCGGAAGTGTATGATATTTCACCTGAACTCAGTGCTGTGGCCTGGATGGTCGCTCAAGGCCTGGATGTCTGGCTCACAGACTTCGGCGCGCCGGAACATCAGGAAGGTGGCATGGATCGGACACTGGATGATCATATACTGGCGATCAGTGACTCCATTGACCGGATTCGCAGCGCAACTGGAAAAGATGTGCATCTCATCGGTTATTCTCAGGGCGGCATGTTCGCATATCAATGCGCCGCCTATCGAAAATCGGAGGGAATCCTCTCGCTGGTCACCTTCGGCAGTCCTGTGAATCTGCACCGGAATCTCCCCAACATCAAGGAAAGTGTCGCCCAGCAGGTGATTCAAAGGGGTAGCAAGGTTCTCACCAAACCACTGGAATATATGGATGGTCTGACAGGTGCCATGTCCAGCACTGGTTTTAAATTGATGAGTGGTACCAAGGAACTTCAACAGATCATGGGGTTTTTCAAAGTTCTACACGACAGGGAGGCTCTCGAAAAACGTGAACGTCAGCGTAGATTTCTTGGTGGTGAAGGCTTTGTGGCGTGGCCGGGACCTGCCTTGCGCAAATTCGTGGATGAAATGGTGGTGAACAACCGGATGATTTCAGGCGGGGTTGTGATCAATGGACGTTCGGTCACTCTGGCTGATATCTATTGTCCCGTGCTGTATTTTGTCGGCAGTCGTGATGAATTTGGCCGTCCGGCGTCAGTAAGAGCCATCAGGAATGCTGCACTCAATGCCAGTCTTTATGAAATCGAACTCAAAGCAGGGCATTTCGGGTTGGTGGTCGGTTCCAAAGCACTGAAAATCACCTGGCCCACCGTGTATGAATGGACTCACTGGATTGAAGGCAAAGGCAAAGAACCCAATTTTAATCCTGAAAATATCGAACATGAGCAAACAGAGGATCATACCCCTCGTGAAGGTTTCATGGGTAATTTGTATGATGCGGCAACTGAAATGTTTGATGGGGTGTGGAATCGTCTGGGAAATGTTTCTCTGGAAACGTCAGAAATGATTGATGTCCTTCGCTGGCAACTTCCCAGAATCGCTCAAATCTGGAAACTTCAGGAATCCGGTTTGAATATCAGTTTGAGTTCAGCTCTGACAGAACAGTCACAGGCCATTCCTGAGGCCACTTTTTTTCTGTGGGAAGGCAACGCGTTCACCTATAAACAGGCCGAATACAGGGTCAACCAGATTCTTTCAGGGTTAATCAACGCCGGTGTCAAACCGGGAATGTATGTGGGAATCTACATGAACAACCATCCGGATTTTCTGACAACACTGGCCGCTCTGAATCGTATGAATGCTGTGGCTGTGTTGTTGAATGCGGAATCAAGGGGCTTTTCCTTCAAACAGGCTCTTATGACCGGACAAGTCAGGATGTTGATTGCCGACAAAGAGCATCTTGATGGTTTATCGGACAATCTGGGTCTTGAAAAAATATGGATACTCGGGGCGGATGACGAGACAAAACTGCCTGAAGGACTGATTTCGTTCGATCCCTATATTGAACAAGATCTTGATAAGTTTGAATCACCATTTCCTCTCAATGCCGGCAGGTCAGAAGATCTGGCCATGCTTATTTTTACGTCAGGAACCACCGGAATGCCCAAAGCGGTAAAAGTTACCAACCGGCGCTGGTGCATGGCGTCCCTGGCAACTGCCGCAGCCGCAACGCTTACCACCCGTGACACCGTTTATTGCTGTCTGCCTCTGTATCATTCCTCAGGACTGATGATCGTGGTGGGTGGGGCGCTTATTGGGGGCTCCCGTTTGGCCTTGGCTCCCAGATTTTCGGTGTCCTCCTTCTGGGGCGATGTGCGGCGCTATGGTGTCAGTGTGGTGGGCTACGTCGGAGAAATGTGTCGGTATCTGATCAATGCGCCGGAAACTCCGAATGAAAAAAATCATTCCATTCGTTTGTTCATGGGAAATGGCATGCAGAAGCATGTCTGGGAGGATGTGATGGAGCGGTTCCATCCTGAAAAGATTCTTGAATTCTATGCCTCAACGGAAGGCAATGTAGCCCTGGTGAATCTCAGTGGCGAAAAAATCGGTAGTGTCGGGCGGCCCATGTATGATCCCGGACGAATCCAGTTGATCCGGTTCAATCCGGAAACCCAGCAACTCATCATCAGTTCCAAGGGGCGGGCGATGCCCTGTGAAACCAATGAAACAGGACTTCTGGTCGCCCGGATTGATGACAAACATCCTGCCGGAAAGTTTGATGGCTACATGGATCCCTCGGCCACTGCCAGCAAAATTCTGCGAGATTTGTTCAAAGATGGCGATGCCTGGTTTTCTACCGGGGATTTGATGCGCATGGATGAAGATGGCGATTACTGGTTTGTGGATCGGATAGGGGACACCTTTCGCTGGAAGGGTGAAAATGTTTCAACAGAAATGGTTGGCGAAATTATCAGTCAATTGCCGTTTGTGGCCGCCGCGACTTCCTATGGTGTGCTTCTGCCCGGACGTGAAGGACGGGTGGGTGTGGTGTGTCTGGAAATAAAGCCGGATGAAATTTTTGATGGGAAAGCACTGTTTAAGCATGTCGAACAGAACCTCACCAAAGCGGCTCGTCCCCGGGTGGTACGCCTGGTGTCACGCATGGAAACCACAGGCACACTCAAATTTGTGAAATCCCGCTTGCGTGATGAAGGAATTGATCCCTATCGGATCAGCGATCCGTTGTATTTGTATGATGTTGAAACGCAAAGTTATGTGCCTATGACGCCAGCCGATTATCCCGCAAAAATTGATTGA
- a CDS encoding adenylate/guanylate cyclase domain-containing protein, which translates to MIKDAETNKLDFQQSMKEMLRQEEDAGELKISKVAVMVCLTGWLFGLTVLLGFNVRLGQILCAIAMVYAVYYALIIKIIQRGKYHPWIKYVSSTLEVSAPTLIALVDTLHQSPAYALTSSPTYLYFIAVSATTLRFRIKLSVYAGILAGLELMCLYVFLAPGIPEELVEQLPSLNVVIYSQRAIYLVLAGIMAAAISGTARRLSASFAEEMQQREYLRRMFGKYVSPVVAEHLLSQTSVLEGEMREVTILCTDIRGFTSFSSHKQPAEIVRFLNALFDRQQEIVSKYHGHVNKFLGDGMLAVFGAPFPDENHALHAAQAALEIMALQHEVWPESPEKLRLGAALNTGPVVIGNVGASEKLEYTVIGDTVNTAFRIEGLNGRLGTSVLISESTRLSLADQAVLQTFPPQMVRGKEEPVAIFEMTNLLSPEQK; encoded by the coding sequence ATGATTAAAGACGCTGAAACAAACAAGCTGGACTTCCAGCAGTCCATGAAAGAAATGCTGAGACAGGAAGAAGATGCCGGCGAATTGAAAATATCCAAAGTCGCGGTGATGGTTTGTTTGACAGGCTGGTTGTTCGGTCTGACGGTCCTGCTTGGATTCAATGTCAGGCTGGGTCAGATTTTATGCGCCATTGCCATGGTGTACGCTGTCTATTACGCCTTGATCATCAAGATCATCCAACGTGGAAAATATCATCCCTGGATCAAGTATGTTTCCAGCACTCTGGAAGTCAGTGCGCCAACCCTGATCGCTCTGGTTGATACGCTGCACCAGTCACCGGCTTATGCACTCACCAGTTCTCCGACCTATCTTTATTTTATCGCAGTGAGCGCGACAACCCTCCGCTTTCGCATCAAACTCAGTGTGTATGCCGGAATTTTGGCAGGATTGGAATTGATGTGTCTGTATGTTTTTCTGGCGCCGGGGATTCCAGAGGAACTGGTGGAACAACTGCCCTCTCTGAATGTCGTTATCTATTCGCAACGAGCCATTTATCTGGTACTTGCAGGGATTATGGCAGCCGCGATCTCGGGTACAGCCAGACGACTTTCCGCGTCATTTGCCGAAGAAATGCAACAACGTGAATACCTTCGGCGCATGTTTGGTAAATATGTTTCGCCAGTGGTCGCAGAACATTTATTGAGCCAGACCAGTGTTCTGGAAGGTGAAATGAGAGAGGTCACGATTCTTTGTACAGACATCAGAGGGTTCACCAGTTTTTCATCGCATAAACAACCTGCCGAAATTGTGCGATTTTTGAATGCGTTGTTTGACCGTCAGCAGGAAATTGTGAGCAAATATCATGGGCATGTGAATAAATTTCTGGGAGATGGCATGCTGGCGGTGTTTGGTGCACCGTTTCCGGATGAAAACCATGCGTTGCACGCGGCGCAAGCCGCATTGGAAATCATGGCTCTGCAACATGAAGTCTGGCCCGAATCTCCGGAAAAACTAAGATTGGGTGCCGCCTTGAATACAGGACCCGTGGTCATCGGCAATGTGGGGGCCTCTGAAAAACTTGAGTACACTGTGATTGGCGACACGGTCAACACGGCATTTCGGATCGAGGGATTGAATGGGCGACTGGGAACGTCAGTGTTGATCAGTGAAAGCACCAGACTGAGTCTTGCGGATCAGGCTGTTCTCCAGACATTTCCACCGCAAATGGTTCGTGGCAAGGAAGAACCTGTAGCAATCTTTGAGATGACCAACCTCCTCAGTCCTGAGCAAAAATAG